Genomic segment of Prinia subflava isolate CZ2003 ecotype Zambia chromosome 4, Cam_Psub_1.2, whole genome shotgun sequence:
GCATTAAATGAAGTCACCAGAGGTGCTTCTACAGCATCTGGCTTGATGCCTGAGATGTTGTATGACTCCAAGGCAGGCTCGGTGACATTTGGCACAATCCCACTTGTTCCCAGATCTTTGTCTGCAAGCAATTCCTCTGTTCCACCCGATAGAATCCTTGTGGGTTGTGGCTCTGTTCTGAGCCTGCTGCTCCTGTAAGAAGGAGGGAATGTATTTGTTGGTCTGGATAATCTGGACAtgtgaaaggcagaaaagtcTCCTGGCACAGTAAGGACTGGAGTGGTGTCAGGGTGAGACAGAGTGATCAGACTTGGTTTATGAAGTGCTTCAGCTTCACCAGGGACAGTGCTGTGAGGGAAGCTGGCTGAGGcttcagcactgaaaatcaATTTGGAGTAGAGGGACTGTCCTTCTCTCTGGGCTACAGAAGAAGCTGTGCTTTTCCCTCCAGCAAATGAAAAGCCACTGGGCTGTGGGATAGTCACAGAAAGTTTAGACTGAGGTTCACAGCCATTAGTGAACACTTGGCTCAGACTGCTGCTTGCTAGGACAGCTGGGAATGTGTCCTTGATGGGAGATGTGAAGCCAGACAAAGCTGTGGCCCTTACTGAAGCTGCTTGGAATAGTGAAGGGAGTGCATCTGGACAGAGGGATGCAGCAGAAAGCTTTTCAAGTTctggaaaattactttttgccTCATTGCTGTAATCTGGCACTTCTGATACTGACATTGCTCCCAGCAAAAAGGGGTGTAATTCTGCTGTGGGAGAAAATGCCTCTGCTGAGCTGTGAGGCCACTCCTGAAGAACGTTTATCACCCATGGCCTggaaagctgctctgtgcctgaaGTGATGTCCTGTATGAGATGGTATGTGGGCATCTCTGACTTACTGGAAAGGAAATAGGAGTCTGTCTCAGGCACATGAGGCTCTGGCTGCTCTAACAGCAAGGATGTCCCAAAAGCTCTAGAAGGCAGCATTTCCAGTTCAGAGAAGAGAAGCATTGTTTCAGTAACCAGTGAAGGTGAAAGATCTGGGAAATGAGAGTCTGCAAACACAATGGGTACTGCAGGGGTAGTTGGCATGTCCCATGCTGAGTCCATTTCTAGGGTGACCAGGCTTTCTTGACTTGCAAGGTGGATATTATTCTGCATATTGTAACTTGCCATGGCTGTACTTTCTGCACAGAAAGTTGGTAAGCTCTGAGTAGCTCTGAGTGATAGCACGAGTGGTGTGAGTAGCTGGCTTggcacaggaaagaaaaaaggcctggaagcctctcctgcagctggtCTCTGGGTAATTCTAGTTGGCTTTAATGCAGGTGTTGGTGTGATCATTAACTGCCTGCGGTGTTGTCTTGGAGACTTTCTTTCATACTCCCCTCTCCTGAGtattctccagcctgcaattTCATACCCTAGCAGCCGTGAGAGGTGATGTGAGTTCACGTTGTGCTGCAGGACCTGGATGAATTCGTGGAGCAGGGCGAAGCCTCCGCAGGTGACGggccaggagagccccaggTAGTGTCTGGCGGCGAGGTCGATGTGCGCGGTGTCCTCGGCCAGGACGTGCGAGCCCGCGGCTGCCGGGCCcgtgtgctgcagcagggtcagcagggagctgtgcaggtgcAGGTACTCGGCCATCCTGCACACCACCCACAGGCgctccccagctcccagggccgctgctccagcacagagaaTGATTTCAGCACGAGTGATGGGAGCCTCCTTCCCACACCTGACATTGCAAATCCAGAATTAGAGTGGTTAAGAGCAATTCTTTTTACCCCTCCCTGTTTTTGGGAAGACCCCTGTTTGAATTTAGTCAATCGTTGCTCAATATTTTACACCTTAATCCAAAACTTCCTTCTCCTTGAATATAAGTATGTTTCCCATTCCAATAACTTCACTAATTGCTAAGTTTGGTCCCACTGCTTGTGCAGAGCATAGCAGCATGGGCTGAATTTCCCAAACACTGTCCTCACTATGGAAGTAATTCACTTCAGATCTATTCCCAGTCCATTAGACACCAAATGTAGGAACTTACACTGAGAAAGTACCATCAGACGTAACAAAGAGTGTCTTGTGAAGGCAATTTGGAGCCTCCCTGGGAGCCTGCCTGTCTCCCTGCTCACAGAAGGGTTAGGAATTGGAGCAGGGAGGTTAGATGCCACCTGTCCAATGGAGAatcagtgtccctgtgctgctgggcttgCATGGGCTCATGCCCATGTTTGCTGTGCACTGGGACAACAAAGCCTCCTGCTTTTATATTCAACATATGCTTGAACAATattttgtgggggtttgttttggtttgggttccCTGATATCACAtttccacagcaggaaaaaactcACCCTATGTCAATTAGGGAACACCCatctctttttcttaaaaattgtttttccctCCCCGCAGTGATTAGAGCAGAAGCCATGGAGGCCAGCAGTACTCACTGGAAGCTGTTCGGCATGTGCTTCAAGTTCTGCATTTCCAAGGATAAGCTGCTGTCCTGCACATGGATGGTGAAATTTCCAGCAGCCCTAGGTGTTTCCTGGGCAGGCACCCCTCCAGAGGCAGCAAGGTTGAGCAGGTAcactcctccctcccctgccatcGGCAGCCCTTGCAGCATGTTTGTTCCAGGGTTGAATTCCAACCATTTTGGCAAATCTGCACCACTGGCTAAAGTAACCTGTTGCGTAAGAGGATGGCAGAGAAACAGTGATAGGAAATGATGTTACTACTCCAGTTTTACATAGTGTAAGTTCTAGCTGGACAAAAGTTCAGAAACAGCCACAACTGATCCACTTAAAAATCCTAGAAACCACAGTACCTTGGCTTTTCATGTAGTGCTTACatgtttggggtgttttttagCACAGTGGCAACCCTTATTGTTCATTTCCAAGACCCTGCATTCTTTAGACTGCTGGTATATAAAACACAGGTGTATGTAGGTTGTTTATTTGCTCAGTAGGGACTGCTGCACTGGCAGTGAATAATAGTGAGATTTTTGCTATCAGTTCTACCTGTTTCTGCTACATCTGAGGCACTTTCTAGAAGGAGATTTTTAGTGAgttcattttaaatgtaaagTGAATGTGTTTCTGCAGGATTGTATCAGGAAATGTATTGAATAGCATTACCTTGTACTGAGTTATCGTTCCCTGAAAGACCAACACTGGCATTGGATAATAGAATATTTTTCCCATGAAGACAGTTGCATTTGGGATTATTCCTTGTAGGCTCTTTGTTTCTTCCCATGTGTTATTCGATCCCTTGGCAAGATCAGCAGGGGAGCTCTcacagacagacagcagcacAAAGAGAAGAGGGAGCAAggccctcagccctgggagcagaggggaccccgaggcaggagagctgtgctgggtgtgcccTGGGTCCCTGCAGGCATCTTCCATCTTCCTCCAGTGCCACTGGCAGCTGGGTGCTGCTACAGAAGCTGTAGGGGAAAGAGAAAACCCAAATCTTGGGCACGTGCTCCTCAGACCAGCCAGCTCCATCTCCCAGAACACTGCAGGCCAACTCTCTGAGGCTTCTCATTGCACTGGTTAAAGCCCTGCTGGTCTCTTTGGGTCACAGTGACATTTGGGAAGGGCTCCGGGCTTTAAGAAGCCTCGGTACTCACCATCGCTGCTCTGTTCAGCTGAAGGATTTCCACAGGCAAACAACACGTAGCACAAGGCTGGTTCATGGTGCTTTTTAACCCAGCTGCCTTCAGCCTCGCTTCTGCTCCCATCTCTGTTTCTGCTGTGATAAAAGCCCACTCAGAGGTGAAATGCTACACCAGGGCCTCATTAGGGCGGTCTCCAACATAAGgcagagggcagagccaggagagaAACACAGTAACCTGACCTGCCAGGATTTTGTGGTGTGGTGGAAGCAAAGGGAAAGCTGAGTATGGCAAATGGCATTGATCATGGGGACAAAGGCAGGCTGAGACTCACTGTCCTTTCCTGTGTAGCATCAAGGGCTGGTTTGATCTGCATCACATTTGATGCTGCTTCTTCaagagagcagaaaagcagaaataaggCTCTCATAAACCTGTGAGCAGCTTCCAGCTTTTAGAGGGACAGTGCATACAATATGCTTGGTCTGTCCTGCTTAAGGCAGCTTTATTTAAAAGTGTACAAGAAGAAAATAGCATCTACTAGCCCAAATGATACAACTGAGAAAGCATGGATGATGTTTTGGAGCCAGATGattgcagcagcagggcagggagtgcccCTTTCTTGGTACAGCTCTGACAGCAGGATGGCTTGAAAACCACAGTCTGCTTTGCTTTGGCCCTACGGACTCAGGGGCCATTTATCAAGCAATCAGGTTTTGCTCTGCTGGTTTTTAACaagtgttttcttccttctgtttgtGGGTGTGTTTGCAGTAGTCGCCAAGCTCTCTGTCATGCTCCGTTGTGCAGATCCCTTCCATTTTAGCCACAAGTGGAGCATGCTTTGGAAAGAGCAAGAAGTGATGATGCAAATTTAACATAAAGACAAAAATTGTGTGATATCTGCCAAAAGACAATGGTTTGCTAGAACTTGTAGTGTGTTCGTATActctggaaaaacagaaacacagtTGCCCTGCTGATAGGTGTGCAGTGCTTGATGTCATTGTCTGCTTTTGGCCAGAGATGAATCTTTATCCAGCAAAGTCTGTTTCCCTTGCAACCATGAGTAGCTGTGAATAAATCAAAAGTTTGTGGTTCTTTGATTATGCTCAGCCATGCTGAGAAACAAGTTGCTAAACTGACCTCTGCATTTTTCACTGTCAGTCTCCCATGTTCTTTTCTCCTGCAATCCATGAAAACAATGACAAGTCCTCATTCACCCCTTACGAAAACAGGGAATAGGTGGTGCGGCAGAAGTTAAAGTTGGAGATGAGGACTTTATTTAGGGAATATAATTCTTATGCAAGGGAATGGGTGCTTGACAGCTGACTAATCCCTCCTAATGAATTTGCCTCCTGAGAGCTGAGTAAATATTGCCATGTAACCATGCATGAATCACCAACATGCTCTGAAAGGATGGGAATACTCTGAGATCTCTTGGTTGCTGTGAGCTGACAGTAGTCCAAACCACCCCTGGAAGAGCAACATTTGCCCAATTCAGGGATCCAAAGCCTATGGACACACCTTTGCTTCAGGTGGAGGAATGTCAGTGACTGTTTCACCCGTTTGGGTCCTGTCCCTCCTTGGTAACGTTTGTCCTCCTGGCTTTGACAGCAGCAGACATCACGTATTTACCCTGTAGTGTCAGGTGAGGCAGAATATTTTCACACTGCTTGCTTCTGTGATGTTCTGGGTATAAACTTACAGAAACCTCACATGAATGTGCAAGGGCTTAAaataattagatttttaaaatttctctcgAGCCTCCCTGTAATCCTCACTGTTGTATAGTTACTGAGCTTGTAATGAATTGTTCTTGTTAAATTGCAACAGAGGCATGTGACAGTCTGTTGGGTAAATGCCTtttgataaaaacaaaaatgagagTGGGAGAGAGACTTCATACAGGAGCACGTAGTAACAGGActgggggaatggcttcaagctGTGAGAGGGTGGGTTTACATtggatatgaggaagaaattcttccctgtaagggtggtgaggccctggctcaggttgcccagagcagctgtggctgccccatccctggcagtgtccaaggccaggctggatgggctctaaggaacctgggatagtggaaggtgaccctgcccatggcaaagggctggaactggatgctctttaaggtcccttccagcccaggccaCTTTATGATTCTCTGAAACTATCTCAAATGTCACTCTCTGTCTAAATGCAAGGAAACTTGAGAACAAATATAGCTAATCTTTCCCACACAGAACCAAGAAATATCAAAAGTTTTATGGAATAACTTCATTCTCATGTGATTTCATGACCAGGGTTTACAGATAATGGTGGGCAAATGAATCAAACGGGATCTTTTTTGGGAACCTGTAAATACTTGTAAAGACAAAAATAACTTGCTTATTTTGCTTCACTTATAGTTTTAGACACCTTTTTCTACAAGTGTGTGCTACATTTATACAAATGTGATTCTGAAACTGGGAGGAAAAGCACCCCTTAATCCTTATCTGAAACACCAAAGTTCACAGCTGAAGGACACCctatcttctgttttctttttgggtGATCTTGCAAAATGGAAATTGTGACTGTCTTGTTTCCCTGTACTGCCCCTGCCTAAGGCACTCTCTTGTCACTCCTTCTTAGAGGAAATGGGGAACAAATGTCCAATACTTCTCTGTCCGTGCTTAGCAAGCCTGTTTGGCAGGGTTCAGGGTCTCCTGCAACATCCCAAATAGCCTAGAATGGTTCAGCTTTACAGCATATAACACAAAGGTAATGTTTTTTTGATGAGGTTGTTTTTTGTATCTATTAAATCCCCAGCACCTGGAATCAAATAATTGCTTGGCAATATTAACCTCCTTTCAAGGCTCTTTTGATATTCCAGCCCCCTTCTCTGCTGCAAAGGAAACCAAGATCTTTTCCCAGTAGCCCTAGAAAACTCATCAAGCAGAAGGTGACCTCAGAACAGTATTTTGGTGGCCTGATTCATTATTTTTGCCATGTCTgaagctggcagtgctggcagccctggaaTCCATACATTGATAACTTGCCAGGCAGTTTCAGAATGGTTTGTGTGGACATAACAGGGAGCCTGGTAGTAGCACACTTTCTGCTGAATTGTTCAGTATGAGTTTTCCACCTTTGACACCCATTAAATTCCAGGAAAAGCCTCCTGTGTTGGAGTTGCCTAGAAACCTGTGGAGATATGCCTGCAAATTGGCTATTGGTGCATTGAGTCTCATGCAAAATGTGGGAGATGTTTTTGCTTGGACTGTTGCGATTATAATATTGCCTGTTTCTGGAAGGCAGAATCCTGGACACTGCATGttgagaaagacagaaattaatGTGGTGGGAGAAAGGAGCCTGTATGTTACAACCTGTATGTCACAACCATGGCACTCCTGTGTTGCCAAATGTGAATTAATTAGGAAGTCAAGGTTCTGGTATCCGGGATAAGTGTCAGAAAAAGGGTTGGGTTTCTTTTCATGCCCTTTGTTCAAAACAATAATGCACCCCCTTCCCACCCccaattttattaattttaatcaTGCCGGTGTTTTATCATTAAGTGGCTGCctcaggttttatttctttttctcttattttaaagcaaatgggAGAAAGAGTGCAAAGGACAAAGGAACAACACCTGAGGGAAAGACGCTGCTTAAACCTTGTCTTTACTTGCTTCTATTTCTCATTCTGCTTAGCAGTGGGAAAGTATTTTCACTTCCCACCCCActtccatcccaaacccttATGTTTCCTCTGAGAAATTGTCTACATGGGAAAGTTTTAAACATGAAAGTCAAGGGATGATTTTATA
This window contains:
- the LOC134549670 gene encoding uncharacterized protein LOC134549670 isoform X2, whose protein sequence is MEDACRDPGHTQHSSPASGSPLLPGLRALLPLLFVLLSVCESSPADLAKGSNNTWEETKSLQGIIPNATVFMGKIFYYPMPVLVFQGTITQYKVTLASGADLPKWLEFNPGTNMLQGLPMAGEGGVYLLNLAASGGVPAQETPRAAGNFTIHVQDSSLSLEMQNLKHMPNSFQCGKEAPITRAEIILCAGAAALGAGERLWVVCRMAEYLHLHSSLLTLLQHTGPAAAGSHVLAEDTAHIDLAARHYLGLSWPVTCGGFALLHEFIQVLQHNVNSHHLSRLLGYEIAGWRILRRGEYERKSPRQHRRQLMITPTPALKPTRITQRPAAGEASRPFFFPVPSQLLTPLVLSLRATQSLPTFCAESTAMASYNMQNNIHLASQESLVTLEMDSAWDMPTTPAVPIVFADSHFPDLSPSLVTETMLLFSELEMLPSRAFGTSLLLEQPEPHVPETDSYFLSSKSEMPTYHLIQDITSGTEQLSRPWVINVLQEWPHSSAEAFSPTAELHPFLLGAMSVSEVPDYSNEAKSNFPELEKLSAASLCPDALPSLFQAASVRATALSGFTSPIKDTFPAVLASSSLSQVFTNGCEPQSKLSVTIPQPSGFSFAGGKSTASSVAQREGQSLYSKLIFSAEASASFPHSTVPGEAEALHKPSLITLSHPDTTPVLTVPGDFSAFHMSRLSRPTNTFPPSYRSSRLRTEPQPTRILSGGTEELLADKDLGTSGIVPNVTEPALESYNISGIKPDAVEAPLVTSFNATSHLPSSIAGLGETLLPSRLGPSAWLFPSSEGLQFVESAWILLPFSASQELQTVTQDGNSTQLSLQILPADGSPSGPESWLQFNTSQQAMHGYPLEIDFQHSPQEFVLCATDSGGLAAWQSFTIELLKPPELPCHLFTVQTKNSYSSFLRDRKRVALFLEKLSLFLNSSSPKDIVLTALQPGSTLISWYNSSVCASANRSSSWCGREEIQQALEKLRVPAGSVSPHFVQAMLPEYRIHGALSISYSQDCPASTKPLPGPCSSTGPTLQAKNNSMTRRSPCALLSTVCATAGLLLAIGACWLRRCPRRIPGAQLVMVQTDSQLSHADVELDALRPRKAPVHECRASLSPPVWIPPPGALPSLRQYPRPIPHITPPFQPPKYQLPPHYPEALTTHPGQGNIQRLQL
- the LOC134549670 gene encoding dystroglycan 1-like isoform X1, translating into MEDACRDPGHTQHSSPASGSPLLPGLRALLPLLFVLLSVCESSPADLAKGSNNTWEETKSLQGIIPNATVFMGKIFYYPMPVLVFQGTITQYKVTLASGADLPKWLEFNPGTNMLQGLPMAGEGGVYLLNLAASGGVPAQETPRAAGNFTIHVQDSSLSLEMQNLKHMPNSFQCGKEAPITRAEIILCAGAAALGAGERLWVVCRMAEYLHLHSSLLTLLQHTGPAAAGSHVLAEDTAHIDLAARHYLGLSWPVTCGGFALLHEFIQVLQHNVNSHHLSRLLGYEIAGWRILRRGEYERKSPRQHRRQLMITPTPALKPTRITQRPAAGEASRPFFFPVPSQLLTPLVLSLRATQSLPTFCAESTAMASYNMQNNIHLASQESLVTLEMDSAWDMPTTPAVPIVFADSHFPDLSPSLVTETMLLFSELEMLPSRAFGTSLLLEQPEPHVPETDSYFLSSKSEMPTYHLIQDITSGTEQLSRPWVINVLQEWPHSSAEAFSPTAELHPFLLGAMSVSEVPDYSNEAKSNFPELEKLSAASLCPDALPSLFQAASVRATALSGFTSPIKDTFPAVLASSSLSQVFTNGCEPQSKLSVTIPQPSGFSFAGGKSTASSVAQREGQSLYSKLIFSAEASASFPHSTVPGEAEALHKPSLITLSHPDTTPVLTVPGDFSAFHMSRLSRPTNTFPPSYRSSRLRTEPQPTRILSGGTEELLADKDLGTSGIVPNVTEPALESYNISGIKPDAVEAPLVTSFNATSHLPSSIAGLGETLLPSRLGPSAWLFPSSEGLQFVESAWILLPFSASQELQTVTQGQANTSPKVVHSIKFLTATTGCLFFFPVPANTFYDKEDGNSTQLSLQILPADGSPSGPESWLQFNTSQQAMHGYPLEIDFQHSPQEFVLCATDSGGLAAWQSFTIELLKPPELPCHLFTVQTKNSYSSFLRDRKRVALFLEKLSLFLNSSSPKDIVLTALQPGSTLISWYNSSVCASANRSSSWCGREEIQQALEKLRVPAGSVSPHFVQAMLPEYRIHGALSISYSQDCPASTKPLPGPCSSTGPTLQAKNNSMTRRSPCALLSTVCATAGLLLAIGACWLRRCPRRIPGAQLVMVQTDSQLSHADVELDALRPRKAPVHECRASLSPPVWIPPPGALPSLRQYPRPIPHITPPFQPPKYQLPPHYPEALTTHPGQGNIQRLQL